In the genome of Fulvivirga maritima, one region contains:
- a CDS encoding Crp/Fnr family transcriptional regulator, with product MIRENKNILKYISQNLSEVFITNEFSKGEIILSQNKNVNHISIIQSGLVKCYRSEANGKDFIQEFFGSGEIFGEIEFFTHTVSFCSIEALQELQIYQLTHKEFANLLNNDPQFNQLIMGSLAQKISYKAQRHAFQGAHATENSLIKIMNETPDLFNIISKQDMANYLGITLRSLNRILLQLSGKEGVINEKG from the coding sequence ATGATTAGAGAAAACAAAAATATTCTAAAATACATATCTCAAAACCTGAGTGAAGTATTTATTACGAATGAATTTAGTAAGGGAGAGATTATACTTTCACAGAATAAAAATGTGAATCACATATCTATTATTCAATCGGGCTTAGTGAAGTGTTATCGCTCAGAAGCCAATGGAAAAGACTTTATTCAGGAATTTTTCGGGTCTGGGGAAATATTTGGAGAAATAGAGTTCTTCACACATACTGTGAGCTTTTGTTCTATAGAGGCGCTTCAAGAACTTCAAATATATCAGCTTACACATAAGGAGTTTGCCAATTTACTTAACAATGATCCTCAATTCAATCAACTGATCATGGGCTCTTTAGCTCAAAAAATAAGCTACAAAGCACAAAGACATGCTTTTCAGGGTGCGCATGCTACAGAAAACAGTTTGATAAAAATAATGAATGAAACCCCTGACCTATTTAATATCATCTCTAAGCAAGATATGGCGAATTACCTGGGCATTACTTTACGAAGTCTTAATAGAATTTTGCTTCAATTATCAGGTAAAGAAGGGGTTATAAATGAGAAAGGATAG
- a CDS encoding HD domain-containing protein — MERLLKQIEFIKQIDHLKYITRKTRLFNSDRHENDAEHSWHLAMMAMVLLEHANEEVDLLKVIKMVLIHDIVEIDAGDTFLYDTNKDHVNTDEELVAANRIFGLLPSDQAEEFIAIWKEFEAAETKEAKFAKTLDRFEPVLQNLSNQGGTWAEYDVELSRIFQKIGVIENGSDFIWEYTKEEVQQCAEKGIIRNK; from the coding sequence ATGGAAAGATTATTAAAGCAGATAGAATTTATAAAACAGATTGATCATCTAAAATATATTACCAGAAAGACCAGGTTATTTAATAGTGATCGTCATGAAAATGATGCTGAGCACAGCTGGCATCTGGCTATGATGGCCATGGTATTACTAGAGCATGCCAATGAAGAGGTGGATTTGTTGAAAGTAATAAAGATGGTACTCATTCATGATATTGTAGAGATAGATGCAGGTGATACCTTTTTGTATGACACCAATAAAGATCATGTGAATACTGATGAAGAGCTTGTAGCTGCTAATAGGATTTTTGGCTTATTGCCTTCAGATCAGGCGGAAGAGTTTATAGCTATTTGGAAGGAGTTTGAAGCAGCAGAAACTAAGGAAGCAAAGTTTGCCAAGACTTTAGATCGATTTGAGCCAGTTTTGCAAAACCTATCTAACCAAGGCGGTACCTGGGCAGAGTATGATGTAGAGCTATCAAGGATTTTTCAAAAGATCGGGGTTATAGAAAATGGCTCTGACTTTATTTGGGAATATACCAAAGAAGAAGTGCAGCAATGTGCTGAGAAAGGTATTATTCGTAATAAATGA
- a CDS encoding SDR family oxidoreductase, with amino-acid sequence MTDLKGKVAFITGGSKGIGYGVAASLLKEGVKVAITSRSQQAADEAAAQLGSDDVLALEADVRSFDSQQQAVQKTIEKWGKIDVLVANAGLGHFASIEELTADQWQQTIDTNLTGVFYSVKASLEALKESKGYIITISSLAGTNFFAGGSAYNASKFGLTGFSQAIMLDLRKYGIKVSTIMPGSVATHFNDHTPSEEDSWKIQIEDIGEMVSDLVKMNPRTLPSKIEVRPTTPPSAK; translated from the coding sequence ATGACCGATTTAAAAGGAAAAGTAGCATTTATAACAGGAGGTAGTAAAGGAATAGGATATGGGGTAGCGGCCTCACTTTTGAAAGAAGGAGTGAAGGTAGCGATTACCAGTCGTTCTCAGCAGGCTGCAGATGAAGCAGCAGCACAACTAGGATCTGATGATGTGTTAGCACTTGAGGCAGATGTACGTAGTTTTGACTCACAGCAGCAAGCGGTTCAAAAAACAATAGAAAAGTGGGGTAAGATAGATGTGTTAGTGGCCAATGCTGGTTTGGGGCATTTTGCGTCTATAGAAGAGCTTACTGCAGACCAGTGGCAGCAAACTATTGATACTAACTTAACCGGTGTATTTTATAGTGTAAAAGCCTCATTAGAAGCATTAAAAGAGAGCAAAGGCTATATTATTACCATATCTAGTTTGGCAGGAACTAACTTTTTTGCTGGAGGGTCTGCTTATAATGCTAGTAAATTTGGTCTTACAGGCTTTAGTCAGGCCATTATGCTAGATTTAAGGAAATATGGTATAAAAGTTTCTACCATTATGCCGGGCTCTGTAGCTACACATTTTAATGATCACACACCGAGTGAAGAAGATAGCTGGAAAATTCAGATAGAAGATATTGGTGAGATGGTAAGCGATTTAGTGAAAATGAATCCTAGAACACTTCCTAGTAAAATAGAAGTGAGACCTACTACTCCTCCATCAGCTAAATAA
- a CDS encoding NAD-dependent succinate-semialdehyde dehydrogenase: protein MAELTIEQEVLKTINPATGKELNNYPKMSDREAEEAVKRCHEAFLLWKLKPAEERAKIIAAIGEELTKRKQELAELMTQEMGKLTKHGEQEVDLCAGICKWTSENGPDQLKDEERELPNGGRGVITYSPIGVIYGIQPWNFPAYQVVRYAIANLMAGNGVLLKHAESVTGSALLLSEIFEAAGLPEDLFTVLVIDHDQSNNIIKNKLVRGVTLTGSPKAGKIVAEQAAAQLKKTVMELGSNDAYLVLEDADLENAVKMCVMGRTYNNGEVCVAAKRFIVVDKLYEDFKKAFVEKMQSLKVGDPTQEDTKIGPMARKDLRDELHEQVQKSVENGADVLCGGQIPDDDGFYYPATVLDNVQPGQPAYDDELFGPVASLIRAKDDEDAMRIANDSRFGLGGGIFSKDVKKAVELAKYHFDTGMVFINGFGLAQPNMPFGGVKDSGYGREHGGFGIKEFINAKAINIMQE from the coding sequence ATGGCAGAACTAACTATAGAGCAGGAGGTATTGAAGACGATCAACCCTGCCACAGGAAAAGAGTTAAATAACTATCCGAAAATGTCTGACAGAGAGGCTGAAGAAGCCGTGAAAAGATGTCATGAGGCATTTTTATTATGGAAATTAAAACCCGCCGAAGAAAGGGCAAAAATAATAGCAGCAATTGGCGAAGAGCTTACTAAGCGCAAGCAGGAGTTAGCCGAGCTAATGACTCAGGAGATGGGTAAGCTTACAAAGCACGGAGAACAAGAAGTAGACCTATGTGCAGGTATTTGTAAGTGGACTTCAGAAAATGGCCCTGATCAGCTGAAAGACGAAGAAAGAGAACTGCCCAACGGAGGTAGAGGTGTAATTACTTACTCTCCGATCGGTGTCATTTATGGTATTCAGCCGTGGAATTTCCCTGCCTATCAGGTGGTGAGGTATGCTATTGCTAACCTTATGGCGGGTAACGGAGTATTGCTGAAGCATGCGGAATCTGTAACAGGATCAGCATTGTTGCTTTCAGAGATATTCGAAGCAGCAGGTTTGCCTGAGGATCTCTTTACCGTTTTGGTTATTGATCATGACCAGTCTAATAACATTATAAAGAATAAGCTGGTGCGCGGTGTTACGTTAACCGGAAGCCCTAAGGCTGGTAAAATTGTGGCTGAGCAGGCAGCAGCACAGCTTAAGAAAACAGTGATGGAGCTCGGTTCTAATGATGCTTACCTGGTGCTGGAAGATGCTGATCTGGAAAATGCAGTGAAAATGTGTGTTATGGGTAGAACTTATAACAATGGTGAAGTGTGTGTAGCTGCCAAGAGATTTATAGTAGTAGATAAGCTCTATGAAGATTTTAAAAAGGCCTTTGTAGAGAAGATGCAGTCATTAAAAGTAGGTGACCCTACTCAAGAGGATACTAAAATAGGTCCAATGGCAAGAAAAGATCTGAGAGATGAGTTACATGAGCAGGTACAGAAAAGTGTAGAAAATGGAGCTGATGTACTTTGTGGGGGTCAGATTCCTGATGATGATGGGTTTTATTATCCTGCCACTGTGTTAGATAATGTGCAGCCAGGTCAACCAGCTTATGATGATGAGCTTTTCGGCCCTGTAGCATCACTTATAAGAGCTAAAGATGATGAAGATGCTATGCGAATAGCTAATGACAGCAGATTTGGTTTAGGAGGAGGCATCTTCTCTAAAGATGTGAAAAAGGCCGTTGAATTAGCCAAGTATCATTTTGATACCGGAATGGTGTTTATTAATGGTTTTGGACTAGCACAACCTAATATGCCTTTTGGCGGAGTGAAAGACTCGGGCTACGGCCGTGAACATGGAGGCTTTGGAATAAAAGAATTTATTAATGCCAAGGCAATTAATATAATGCAAGAATAA
- a CDS encoding FkbM family methyltransferase, whose amino-acid sequence MDKTYYLRRIQSEFPFLQDLKFKTRLFLNRVMNKVHDHDFEAIRLFFNEPGKTFVDIGANRGEAVNSIFTCSPSAKIVAFEPNKFIYEKLLLGVPNDKKRHFMAYNYGLSSKNGDFTLYVPYYKNFMYDGLASLHFENASDWLETRMWHYNPKHLSVRECKVELKQLDDFKLNPYFIKIDVQGHEIEVLRGARKTLETNKPVLLVESPDDAVVQFMTELGYDYFMYSHGRFFKHKMGSVNTFFIPGGVAEKLPLAS is encoded by the coding sequence ATGGACAAAACATATTACCTCCGCAGAATTCAGTCTGAATTTCCTTTTTTACAAGATTTGAAATTTAAGACCCGCCTTTTCCTTAACAGAGTAATGAATAAGGTACACGATCACGATTTTGAAGCCATAAGGTTGTTCTTTAATGAACCAGGAAAAACATTTGTAGATATAGGAGCAAATAGGGGTGAAGCGGTAAATTCTATATTTACCTGTAGTCCTTCTGCTAAAATAGTGGCTTTCGAGCCTAATAAGTTTATTTACGAGAAGTTGCTTTTAGGAGTGCCAAATGATAAAAAGCGGCATTTTATGGCCTATAATTATGGGCTTTCTAGTAAAAATGGAGACTTCACCTTGTATGTTCCCTACTATAAAAATTTCATGTACGATGGCTTAGCCAGTTTGCACTTTGAAAATGCCAGTGATTGGTTGGAGACCAGAATGTGGCACTATAATCCCAAGCATTTGTCAGTGCGGGAATGTAAGGTGGAGCTGAAACAGTTAGACGATTTTAAACTCAATCCTTATTTTATAAAAATTGATGTTCAAGGCCATGAAATAGAGGTGCTAAGAGGAGCCAGAAAAACGCTAGAAACCAATAAGCCTGTCCTACTAGTGGAGTCACCAGATGATGCTGTGGTGCAGTTTATGACAGAGCTGGGCTATGATTATTTTATGTATTCGCATGGTAGGTTTTTTAAGCATAAAATGGGATCAGTCAACACCTTTTTTATACCTGGAGGTGTAGCTGAAAAACTTCCTTTGGCCAGTTAG
- a CDS encoding beta-1,3-glucanase family protein, which produces MQVKHYKLADCPKLLVVILFILCSAQAWAQTLPYHVVNNSPYPDSEVYIGIVGITDGHVWVNPVTGQVNPMSPADNTVPGPVYGGNQGPGNNGLYANCFRKLSDISNNTINIPKIAGCRIMIAFESQLYLYFFGHSGAPSGYSAPNLENPTDPNQGIKYELIELTYNDFGLWCNTTRVDSYQYPMGLEVWGNNFYKKVGEQKTHAQILSDWQSSAPTEFQGLIDSSEGIIQFPTKNSSFPSNFFQGYIDAIWSKYSGQQLVFNSGQAGVWRGSVQGNQFVFTRDSDGQVATIPGKPNTVEAMEGSGVLASGGQWDLVVQAQFVAAITRHAIDLNVPSGVLQDFGNTANYYQTWPYNWYAKFFHREDISFEGQTYAFAYDDVFDQSATVHTPNPTNITITLGGFESDGGGGGSEFSQQIEAEDYGSMQGVQLENCSEGGQNVGYIEATDWMAYNSISIPESGTYLVEYRVASESGGGQLSLDVNAGANVLGTLSIPSTGGWQNWTTVSHTVYINAGTYNFGIYAQAGGWNINWWKITKQSSASAARAATAKSTADDISIEENVLYPNPAESSIQLRLTQDYQNATYSIIDKTGKVIINNKPYLGEEINISDLPSDLYLIKVQQGDRQIIKKFIKK; this is translated from the coding sequence ATGCAAGTAAAGCATTACAAATTAGCAGACTGCCCCAAACTATTGGTAGTCATCCTATTTATTTTATGTTCAGCCCAGGCGTGGGCGCAAACACTACCCTATCATGTAGTCAATAACTCCCCTTACCCCGATAGTGAAGTATACATCGGGATAGTAGGTATTACTGACGGACACGTGTGGGTAAATCCGGTTACAGGACAGGTTAACCCTATGAGTCCTGCTGATAATACCGTACCCGGCCCTGTTTACGGAGGCAACCAGGGACCAGGCAATAATGGTCTTTACGCTAACTGCTTCAGAAAGCTTAGTGACATTAGCAATAACACCATTAATATTCCCAAAATAGCGGGCTGTAGAATTATGATTGCTTTTGAAAGCCAATTATACCTCTACTTCTTCGGGCATTCAGGTGCTCCTAGCGGTTATTCTGCTCCTAATTTGGAGAATCCTACTGATCCTAATCAAGGTATTAAATACGAGTTAATAGAGCTCACTTATAATGACTTTGGTCTATGGTGTAATACTACAAGAGTAGACAGCTATCAGTACCCTATGGGTTTAGAAGTATGGGGAAACAACTTCTATAAAAAAGTAGGTGAACAAAAAACACATGCACAGATCCTTTCAGACTGGCAAAGCAGTGCTCCCACAGAGTTTCAGGGCTTAATTGATAGCTCAGAAGGAATCATCCAATTCCCTACTAAAAACAGTTCTTTCCCTAGCAACTTCTTTCAGGGATATATAGATGCTATCTGGAGCAAATACTCTGGTCAGCAGTTAGTTTTTAACTCCGGACAAGCCGGTGTATGGAGAGGTAGTGTTCAGGGAAATCAGTTCGTATTTACCAGAGACAGCGATGGACAGGTAGCCACTATACCAGGTAAACCTAACACAGTGGAAGCTATGGAAGGTAGTGGTGTACTAGCTTCTGGCGGACAGTGGGATTTAGTAGTTCAAGCTCAGTTTGTAGCTGCCATCACACGTCATGCTATTGACCTTAATGTGCCTTCAGGCGTACTTCAGGATTTTGGAAATACTGCCAACTATTATCAAACATGGCCATATAACTGGTATGCTAAGTTCTTTCACAGAGAAGATATAAGCTTTGAAGGACAGACTTATGCCTTTGCTTATGATGATGTTTTTGATCAATCAGCCACAGTACACACACCTAATCCTACCAATATAACTATTACCCTTGGCGGTTTTGAAAGTGATGGTGGCGGAGGTGGTTCCGAATTTTCTCAGCAAATAGAAGCTGAAGATTATGGATCTATGCAGGGAGTACAACTTGAAAACTGCTCTGAAGGAGGACAAAATGTGGGCTACATAGAAGCAACCGATTGGATGGCCTATAACAGCATCAGCATTCCTGAATCTGGTACTTATCTCGTTGAATATCGCGTAGCCAGCGAAAGTGGCGGCGGACAATTATCTCTGGATGTTAATGCAGGAGCCAATGTATTGGGAACACTTTCTATCCCTTCTACAGGAGGGTGGCAAAACTGGACTACTGTTTCTCACACAGTATATATTAATGCGGGTACTTATAACTTTGGTATTTATGCTCAAGCAGGTGGCTGGAATATTAACTGGTGGAAAATCACTAAGCAGTCTTCTGCTTCAGCAGCAAGAGCTGCCACAGCTAAAAGTACGGCAGATGACATTTCCATTGAAGAAAATGTACTATACCCAAATCCTGCTGAAAGTAGTATTCAACTGAGACTTACCCAAGATTATCAAAATGCGACTTATAGCATAATTGATAAAACTGGTAAAGTAATCATTAACAACAAACCTTATCTGGGTGAAGAGATCAACATCTCTGACCTGCCTTCAGATCTTTACCTGATTAAGGTACAGCAAGGTGACAGACAAATCATCAAAAAATTCATTAAGAAATAA
- a CDS encoding toxin-antitoxin system YwqK family antitoxin, with protein MTRSEQLQYCKICQNRMMDSGRGLVCKLTNDVADFDQNCADFRKDEHEARALALRESELNENIKSTEIIADLNDDLIERLREHQDLTFALVGGFAACLLSALLWAVITVATQFQIGYMAIGVGLIVGLAVRYFGAGVDKLYGVIGAIFALLGCVLGNLFSQIGFYANDQMLSYFDVFKMFSIAQFAGVVVDNISPIDFLFYGIALIEGYKFSFRNVSGEERINMSEDPEYVPYPSNQKLRAPLAISLFVVITAGVFIMNMREAHGTQTFYYDDGAKLSSGEMLGGKLNGNWSYYYENGNVSHSGEYQDGVQSGNWLFYDELSNLILICNYEKGLLHGSYIKYHYNGNVSDSGQYKNGRMENDWAVYSEAGALLKSGQMKRDKPYGAWKAYYDNGNLLSQENYNKEGMLDGKATYYYANGEIMQEVVYHGDSMEFINYWDPKGQQLVKDGNGQFIQYYDDGNVNQKGLVKNGYKVGLWEVFYQDGTKMQELEFVRPDLSKINQLFNDKGEQIVKDGEGDLRYFPTDEGALSSGHITKGLKDGKWEIYTADALFLMEQNYDMGVLEGEITTYFTSQVPNSKGVFKNNKKTGDWVWYFENGMVESEVTFVDDKKHGEQKFYDEGGTLLKTEKYEKGQLVDMIIEI; from the coding sequence ATGACACGCTCAGAACAACTTCAATATTGTAAGATTTGCCAGAACCGAATGATGGATTCTGGAAGAGGATTAGTGTGCAAGCTCACCAATGATGTGGCAGATTTTGATCAAAATTGTGCAGATTTCAGAAAGGATGAGCATGAGGCCAGGGCATTGGCGCTTAGAGAAAGCGAGCTCAATGAAAACATAAAGAGCACAGAAATTATAGCAGACTTAAATGATGATTTGATTGAAAGACTGAGAGAGCATCAGGATTTGACTTTTGCTCTGGTGGGTGGTTTTGCAGCCTGTCTATTGAGTGCATTGCTTTGGGCGGTAATAACAGTGGCCACGCAATTTCAGATAGGCTATATGGCTATAGGAGTTGGGTTAATAGTAGGCCTGGCGGTTAGGTATTTCGGTGCAGGTGTAGATAAGCTATATGGTGTTATAGGAGCCATATTTGCATTGTTAGGTTGTGTTTTGGGTAATCTTTTTTCTCAGATTGGCTTTTATGCTAATGACCAAATGCTAAGCTATTTCGATGTATTTAAAATGTTTAGCATCGCACAGTTTGCAGGGGTAGTAGTAGATAACATTAGTCCAATAGATTTTCTGTTTTATGGAATAGCACTGATAGAAGGTTATAAATTTTCCTTCAGGAATGTATCAGGAGAAGAACGCATCAATATGTCAGAAGATCCGGAGTATGTACCTTATCCATCAAATCAAAAATTAAGAGCACCTTTAGCTATCAGTCTTTTTGTGGTAATTACTGCTGGTGTCTTTATTATGAATATGCGAGAGGCACACGGCACGCAGACATTTTATTATGATGATGGTGCTAAGTTATCTAGTGGAGAAATGCTAGGTGGTAAGTTAAATGGTAATTGGAGCTATTATTATGAAAATGGAAACGTATCACATAGCGGAGAATATCAGGATGGTGTTCAGTCTGGTAATTGGCTTTTTTACGATGAGTTGAGTAACCTGATTCTCATTTGTAATTATGAAAAAGGCCTTTTACATGGTTCTTATATCAAGTATCATTATAATGGCAATGTGTCTGATTCAGGCCAGTATAAAAATGGTCGGATGGAAAATGATTGGGCGGTATATTCTGAAGCCGGAGCACTTCTTAAGTCAGGCCAAATGAAAAGGGACAAACCTTATGGTGCCTGGAAAGCCTATTATGATAATGGAAACCTATTGTCTCAGGAAAATTATAACAAGGAGGGAATGCTTGATGGGAAGGCGACTTATTATTATGCTAATGGAGAAATAATGCAAGAAGTAGTGTACCATGGAGATTCAATGGAATTTATTAATTATTGGGATCCTAAAGGGCAGCAGTTAGTGAAAGACGGTAACGGACAGTTTATTCAATATTATGATGATGGAAATGTCAATCAGAAAGGATTGGTCAAAAATGGTTACAAAGTAGGCCTATGGGAGGTGTTCTATCAGGACGGAACAAAAATGCAAGAACTTGAATTTGTAAGACCTGACCTTTCTAAGATAAATCAGCTTTTTAATGATAAGGGAGAGCAAATAGTTAAAGATGGAGAAGGTGACTTAAGGTATTTTCCTACTGATGAAGGAGCCTTAAGCAGCGGACATATAACCAAAGGGCTAAAAGATGGTAAGTGGGAAATATATACTGCAGATGCCCTTTTCCTAATGGAGCAAAACTATGATATGGGAGTTTTAGAAGGAGAAATTACCACCTACTTTACTTCTCAGGTACCCAACTCTAAAGGTGTTTTTAAGAATAATAAGAAAACAGGGGATTGGGTTTGGTATTTCGAGAATGGAATGGTTGAAAGTGAAGTCACCTTTGTGGATGATAAAAAGCATGGAGAACAGAAGTTTTACGATGAGGGAGGTACTTTATTAAAGACTGAGAAGTACGAAAAAGGTCAATTGGTAGATATGATTATTGAAATCTAA
- a CDS encoding carbohydrate-binding protein, which translates to MKRIPILALLLMGLVSLGLNTTSQAQGWQLVWQDEFTNGISNDWVFETGSGGWGNNEMQYYRSQNASVQDGQLVITARKESYGDADYTSARMITKGRQSFKYGKIEARIALPSVLGLWPAFWMLGSNFDQVSWPYCGEIDIMEQVNTESSVHGTIHWSDANNNYASYGGYTNTNVTAYHVYSIEWDENAIKWFVDGSQYHEVNIANGVNGTQEFHNEFFLLLNMAVGGNWPQWEVNDAALPANMYVDYVRVYRKSDSNNFSLFTEAENYSSMSGVQTESTTDAGGGLNVGYIETGDWMAYNSINIPSSGYYQVEYRVASENGGSLSLDLNAGSTVLGNVSIPATGGWQNWTSVFQTVYINAGTYNFGIYAQNGGWNINWFRITGQSNASARADQSIAEQNIEIEAFQIYPNPAQDRLYLKNAGELANLKVYNSQGQVMLQEAVPHNEVDISALKPGLYTIQINSSDKLITKKFIKQ; encoded by the coding sequence ATGAAACGTATACCAATACTAGCTTTATTATTAATGGGCCTTGTGTCTCTTGGCCTAAATACCACTTCACAAGCACAAGGCTGGCAACTTGTTTGGCAAGATGAATTCACTAATGGCATCAGTAATGACTGGGTGTTTGAAACCGGCAGCGGCGGCTGGGGGAATAATGAAATGCAATATTACCGATCGCAAAATGCCTCTGTTCAAGATGGTCAATTAGTGATAACTGCCCGCAAGGAAAGTTATGGTGACGCTGACTATACATCTGCCAGAATGATTACAAAAGGCCGTCAAAGTTTTAAATACGGAAAAATAGAAGCCAGAATAGCTTTACCTTCTGTGCTAGGTCTCTGGCCTGCCTTCTGGATGCTAGGCAGTAATTTTGATCAGGTAAGTTGGCCTTACTGTGGTGAAATTGATATCATGGAACAAGTAAACACTGAGTCTAGTGTACATGGAACCATCCACTGGTCTGACGCCAATAACAACTATGCTTCTTACGGAGGATACACTAACACCAATGTAACTGCTTATCATGTATATTCCATTGAATGGGATGAAAACGCCATCAAATGGTTTGTTGATGGAAGCCAATATCATGAAGTGAACATAGCTAATGGAGTAAATGGCACTCAGGAATTTCATAATGAGTTTTTCCTTTTACTTAACATGGCTGTGGGTGGAAACTGGCCTCAATGGGAAGTAAACGATGCGGCTCTTCCTGCCAATATGTATGTAGATTATGTTAGAGTATATCGAAAATCCGATAGCAATAATTTCTCATTGTTTACTGAAGCAGAAAACTACTCTTCTATGAGCGGTGTGCAAACTGAAAGTACTACCGATGCAGGAGGTGGACTTAACGTAGGGTACATAGAAACAGGAGACTGGATGGCCTATAACAGCATTAACATCCCTTCTTCTGGATATTATCAGGTAGAGTACCGTGTGGCTAGTGAAAATGGAGGCTCTTTATCTCTTGACCTCAATGCCGGATCTACGGTTTTAGGCAATGTAAGCATACCTGCTACTGGTGGATGGCAAAACTGGACCAGCGTGTTCCAAACCGTATACATTAATGCCGGAACCTATAACTTTGGCATCTACGCTCAAAATGGCGGATGGAATATCAACTGGTTTAGAATAACCGGACAAAGCAATGCTTCCGCCAGAGCCGACCAAAGCATAGCAGAACAAAACATAGAAATAGAAGCATTCCAAATCTACCCTAACCCTGCTCAAGACAGGCTTTACTTAAAAAACGCTGGCGAATTAGCTAATCTCAAAGTTTATAACAGTCAGGGACAAGTAATGCTACAAGAAGCTGTTCCTCATAACGAAGTAGATATTTCTGCCTTGAAACCAGGTTTATACACTATTCAAATAAACTCCTCAGATAAATTAATAACTAAAAAGTTTATCAAACAATAA